One segment of Leptodactylus fuscus isolate aLepFus1 chromosome 7, aLepFus1.hap2, whole genome shotgun sequence DNA contains the following:
- the TSG101 gene encoding tumor susceptibility gene 101 protein, whose amino-acid sequence MAVSEAQLKKMLSKYKYRDLSVREIMNVIGLYRDLKPIPDSYVFNDGTCRELLSLSGTIPVPYKGNTYNIPICLWLLDTYPYNPPICFVKPTSTMTIKTGKHVDANGKIYLPYLHEWKHPPSDLLGLIQILIVVFGEEPPVFSRSSAPAQYMYPATGPPNTSYMPGAIPPYPSAGHPSNPSGYPGYYPAGGPYPPSSGPQMFPQPPVPHPQVTSSGPARDGTIGEDTIRASLISAVSDKLRWRMKEEIDRAQAELNALKRTEEDLKKGHQKLEEMVTRLDQEVTEVDKNIETLRKKDDELGAVVEKMESQSEYRDIDEVIVPTAPLYKQILNLYAEENAIEDTIFYLGEALRRGVIDLDVFLKHVRLLSRKQFQLRALMQKARKTAGLSDLY is encoded by the exons TACAAATACAGAGACCTGTCAGTGCGGGAGATCATGAATGTCATCGGGCTCTACAGAGACCTCAAACCCATACCTGACAGTTACG TTTTCAATGACGGCACCTGCAGGGAGCTGCTGAGTCTCTCGGGCACTATCCCTGTACCTTATAAAG GTAACACATATAATATCCCCATATGCCTGTGGCTGCTGGACACCTACCCGTACAACCCCCCAATCTGCTTTGTCAAACCTACCAGTACGATGACCATCAAAACCGGAAAACACGTAGACGCTAACGGCAAGATCTACCTCCCATATCTGCACGAATGGAAACAT CCTCCGTCAGACCTGCTGGGGTTAATCCAGATCCTGATTGTTGTATTTGGAGAGGAGCCACCCGTGTTCTCACGATCTTCTGCACCAGCTCAGTACATGTACCCGGCGACCGGACCCCCCAACA CCTCTTACATGCCTGGTGCTATCCCCCCGTACCCCTCTGCGGGTCACCCGTCTAACCCAAG CGGGTATCCCGGCTACTATCCAGCTGGTGGGCCCTATCCCCCATCATCCGGCCCTCAGATGTTTCCTCAGCCCCCCGTACCCCATCCCCAGGTTACCAGCTCCG GTCCAGCCCGGGACGGCACCATTGGCGAGGACACAATCCGGGCCTCCCTGATCTCTGCTGTAAGCGACAAGTTAAGATGGAGGATGAAGGAAGAAATAGACCGGGCCCAGGCAGAGCTGAATGCCTTGAAACGCACAGAAGAGGATCTGAAGAAGGGACACCAGAAACTGGAGGAGATGGTCACTCGGCTGGACCAGGAAGTG ACGGAAGTGGATAAAAATATTGAAACCCTGAGAAAGAAGGACGATGAGCTGGGCGCGGTGGTGGAGAAGATGGAGAGCCAATCAGAATACAGAGACATAGACGAGGTCATTGTGCCAACAGCGCCGCTCTACAAGCAGATCCTCAACCTGTACGCAGAGGAGAACGCTATAGAGGATACCATCTTCTACCTGGGAGAAGCGCTCAGGCGCGGCGTCATAGACTTGGACGTCTTTCTCAAG CACGTCCGTCTCTTGTCCCGCAAGCAGTTCCAGCTCCGAGCACTGATGCAGAAAGCCAGGAAGACGGCAGGACTGAGCGATCTGTATTAA